The DNA region GTCTAATTTTGTTAAGAGCTTCTGTTTCCGCTTCAGTTTTACTTTGGGTCTGTGCTAATTTTGCCGGCATGCCTGGGGCAGACTGCCAGGATAGCACGCTGAATGCGGAGGCCAATACGATTACTGAAGCGTAAAGTAATACTTCCACACCTCTAAGTTTGTCAGGTCCTTTCCGGCCATGAAAGTAAGCAATGATTCCAGCAATTGGAAATCCCGATAATATACAAATTAGAATCACTTGATGCCATCTTGGGTCAAATTTGTATTGATCGATAAAATAGGGGCCTACTTCGAACAGACCTATTGAAACCATCAGGTACGATCCAACAATTGGTATAAATTTACGCCGGCGAATTTCCCGGATAAATCGGGAAGTAAGGGACTCTTTGGAAATCGGGCGTTTCTGGTCAGGTATATCGACTATTGTAAGGGTTAATTCTTCAGGTTGTATTTTATTTAATTTATTGAGAAACGAGTTAGCATCTTCGGTTCGAACTTCTCTGTCTTTTTCAAGCAATCCTTCTATAAGTGAAAATAGTGGATTAGAGATGTTTCGAATTGCAGCCATCCCGCTTGCATCTTCATTGAGGATCTTAAAAAGGATCGCGGCATCGTAATCTCCGGTAAAAGGTCTATTACCGGTCAAAACTTCGATTAATATTACACCAAGAGACCATAAATCAGAGCGTGCGTCAACAATTTCACCTCTCACTTGTTCAGGCGACATATACGAAAGCGTTCCCAAAGTTGACCCACTCTGGGTTACCTGGGTGTGTTCTTCTCGACGTGCCAGGCCAAAATCCATTATTTTCACGATCCCGTTTTGATCCGTCATAATGTTGGCCGGCTTCAAGTCTCTATGCACGATACCCTTCTTGTGTGCTGCCGCAAGTCCACGTACCACTTGCTTGGCCAATTCGATTGTTTGTTTCACAGACAATGGTCCTTTAGCCAGCCGCGTTTCCAAAGATTCTCCCTCTACCAATGCCATAGCTATGTACGATTGGTTTTGGAATTCTCCAAATTCAAAGATGGTGCAGATGTTGGGGTGATCCAATGCCGAGGCCGCTTTCGCTTCATTGTGAAATCTTTTTTTTGATTCCTCATTTTCAAGTAAATGAGGAGGAAGGAACTTGAGAGCTACATCCCGGTCTAAGGTTGTGTCATGAGCTCGATAAACCACTCCCATCCCGCCACGACCTATTTCTTCTACTATTTTATAATGAGAAATTGACTTGCCTATCATAGGCTCATCCAGGAATTTATTTCTTTCTGTCTGCGGGACGACTTGTCCCGATCTGTCGGGAAGTTCCCGCCACGGCCAATCTCCTCCAAGATTTTGTAATGAGAGATAGTTTTACCGA from candidate division KSB1 bacterium includes:
- a CDS encoding serine/threonine protein kinase encodes the protein MIGKSISHYKIVEEIGRGGMGVVYRAHDTTLDRDVALKFLPPHLLENEESKKRFHNEAKAASALDHPNICTIFEFGEFQNQSYIAMALVEGESLETRLAKGPLSVKQTIELAKQVVRGLAAAHKKGIVHRDLKPANIMTDQNGIVKIMDFGLARREEHTQVTQSGSTLGTLSYMSPEQVRGEIVDARSDLWSLGVILIEVLTGNRPFTGDYDAAILFKILNEDASGMAAIRNISNPLFSLIEGLLEKDREVRTEDANSFLNKLNKIQPEELTLTIVDIPDQKRPISKESLTSRFIREIRRRKFIPIVGSYLMVSIGLFEVGPYFIDQYKFDPRWHQVILICILSGFPIAGIIAYFHGRKGPDKLRGVEVLLYASVIVLASAFSVLSWQSAPGMPAKLAQTQSKTEAETEALNKIRQEVVEIRTEMLVEKTAADKIDANIKANVYYDDAIQQEIVGNEKMTAGGKESLRAAKMAFTMAKDGYQKARDEAASSVNIERPAKPNIESRVVQMRSDMMDIKTQLPGSQTDKKRNNQYQQAIAREEKGDGEFDAKDFNAALFSFENAKMLYAEAKVNILATLKDNANNAKTSMNAAKENVQQNDFTNAKYQKAIQFETDGNTAYSQNDFNAAASHFKDAELNFGQVVTEAALMEKEKTDSERERISIIEQGVKSVIDKFKGSLEKKNIEGVRSLFTNLIQSERDKWRKTFRRINIQRVQIAQESIKFGENSATVDILMRIFYIDNKNRRRPPISYAYTWTIEQINGNWKISSFQAR